A single window of Burkholderiales bacterium DNA harbors:
- the cpsB gene encoding mannose-1-phosphate guanylyltransferase/mannose-6-phosphate isomerase (capsular polysaccharide colanic acid biosynthesis protein; catalyzes the formation of GDP-mannose from GTP and alpha-D-mannose 1-phosphate) gives SENESTFIPIGTRHRLENPGKVPLEIIEVQSGAYLGEDDIVRFEDAYGRR, from the coding sequence TCGGAAAATGAATCGACGTTTATTCCGATCGGCACGCGGCATCGGCTGGAAAATCCCGGAAAGGTCCCGCTGGAAATTATCGAAGTGCAATCCGGCGCCTATCTTGGCGAGGACGACATTGTGCGCTTCGAGGACGCTTACGGGCGCCGTTAA